Proteins from a single region of Chlorocebus sabaeus isolate Y175 chromosome 25, mChlSab1.0.hap1, whole genome shotgun sequence:
- the SLC30A1 gene encoding proton-coupled zinc antiporter SLC30A1, with translation MGCWGRNRGRLLCMLALTFMFMVLEVVVSRVTSSLAMLSDSFHMLSDVLALVVALVAERFARRTHATQKNTFGWIRAEVMGALVNAIFLTGLCFAILLEAIERFVEPHEMQQPLVVLGVGVAGLLVNVLGLCLFHHHSGFSQDSGHGHSHGSHGHGHGLPKGPRVKSSRPGSSDINVSPGEQGPDQEETNTLVANTSNSNGLKLDPADPEKPRSGDTVEVQVNGNLIREPDHVELEEDRAGQLNMRGVFLHVLGDALGSVIVVVNALVFYFSWKGCSEGDFCVNPCFPDPCKAFVEIINSTHASVYEAGPCWVLYLDPTLCVVMVCILLYTTYPLLKESALILLQTVPKQIDIRNLIKELRNVEGVEEVHELHVWQLAGSRIIATAHIKCEDPTSYMEVAKTIKDVFHNHGIHATTIQPEFASVGSKSSVVPCELACRTQCALKQCCGTLPQAHSGKDAEKTPTVSISCLELSNNLEKKPRRTKAENIPAVVIEIKNMPNKQPESSL, from the exons ATGGGGTGCTGGGGTCGGAACCGGGGCCGGCTGCTGTGCATGCTGGCGCTGACCTTCATGTTCATGgtgctggaggtggtggtgagccgGGTGACCTCGTCGCTGGCGATGCTCTCCGACTCCTTCCACATGCTGTCGGACGTGCTGGCGCTGGTGGTGGCGCTGGTGGCCGAGCGCTTCGCCCGGCGGACCCACGCCACCCAGAAGAACACGTTCGGCTGGATCCGAGCCGAGGTGATGGGGGCTCTGGTGAACGCCATCTTCCTGACCGGCCTCTGCTTCGCCATCCTGCTGGAGGCCATCGAGCGCTTCGTCGAGCCGCACGAGATGCAGCAGCCGCTGGTGGTCCTTGGGGTCGGCGTGGCCGGGCTGCTGGTCAACGTGCTGGGGCTCTGCCTCTTCCACCATCACAGCGGCTTCAGCCAGGACTCCGGCCACGGCCACTCGCACGGGAGTCACGGCCACGGCCACGGCCTCCCCAAGGGGCCCCGCGTTAAGAGCAGCCGCCCCGGGAGCAGCGACATCAACGTGTCCCCGGGCGAGCAGGGTCCCGACCAGGAGGAGACCAACACCCTGGTGGCCAATACCAGCAACTCCaacgggctgaaactggaccccgcAG accCAGAAAAACCCAGAAGTGGTGATACAGTGGAAGTACAAGTGAATGGAAATCTTATCAGAGAGCCTGACCATGTGGAACTGGAAGAAGATAGGGCTGGACAACTTAACATGCGTGGAGTTTTTCTGCATGTCCTTGGAGATGCCTTGGGTTCAGTGATTGTAGTAGTAAATGCTTTAGTCTTTTACTTTTCTTGGAAAGGTTGTTCTGAAGGGGATTTTTGTGTGAACCCATGTTTCCCTGACCCCTGCAAAGCATTTGTAGAAATAATTAATAGTACTCATGCATCAGTTTATGAGGCTGGTCCTTGCTGGGTGCTATATTTAGATCCAACTCTTTGTGTTGTAATGGTTTGTATACTTCTTTACACAACCTATCCATTACTTAAGGAATCTGCTCTTATTCTTCTACAAACTGTTCCTAAACAAATTGATATCAGAAATTTGATAAAAGAACTTCGAAATGTTGAAGGAGTTGAGGAAGTTCATGAATTGCATGTTTGGCAGCTTGCTGGAAGCAGAATCATTGCCACTGCTCACATAAAATGTGAAGATCCAACATCATACATGGAGGTGGCTAAAACCATTAAAGACGTTTTTCATAATCACGGAATTCATGCTACTACCATTCAGCCTGAATTTGCTAGTGTAGGCTCTAAATCAAGTGTAGTCCCGTGTGAACTTGCCTGCAGAACTCAGTGTGCTTTGAAGCAATGTTGTGGGACACTACCACAAGCCCATTCTGGAAAGGATGCAGAAAAGACCCCAACAGTTAGCATTTCTTGTTTAGAACTTAGTAACAATCTAGAGAAGAAACCCAGGAGGACTAAAGCCGAAAACATCCCTGCTGTTGTGATAGAGATTAAAAACATGCCAAACAAACAACCTGAATCATCTTTGTGA